Sequence from the Trichocoleus sp. FACHB-46 genome:
TGTCCCAAACGCGGCAACCCAATCCTCGCTCTAACGCCAAGGGAAAACGCCCGTAGGTGGTCATGACATATTCATCAAACTCAGCTGCATTAAAGGGAGCAGCTGCTGGCTCTACAGGAAGATGTGGGACTAGCGTTTCTGGGCTCACAGACTTAATCCTTGTACGAGTACTAAACTGCGAAAAACTGGTCAGACTCCTAGATTAATCGAATTTTGCGAAAACCTGTGCAGCTTCCAGGCAGAGTTTATTCAAGGTTTCTTAACGACTAAACTTTGGACTGAACTATAGGGCAACTTCAGCTTGCTCAATCAATCTTGTCGTTTGCAACTACCTCTTTCCCAAGCCATGCACTTGAGCCAACTGACTGGATTTTCTGGAAACATATCTTTATTGCTGATCACTTCCAATCAAGGGCAAGTTGCAGCCTTAGTTCCCACGCTGATTATTCTGTTGCTCGTCGCCACGGTCGTTGCCTTGTTGTCGCGACGATTTCGGATTCCCTATGTGACTGGGTTGGTATTGGCAGGACTGGCGATCGCGGAATTTTTGCCCAATCGCATCGGCCTGGATTCTTCCCTGATTCTGAATTTGTTTCTGCCAATTCTGTTGTTTGAAGCAGCGATCAACACTGATATCAGTCGTCTGCGGAGTCTGATAAAGCCGATTGTGTTGTTAGCAGGACCCGGTGTGGTGATCGCATCGGGGATCACAGCCATCATCCTGAAATTTGGTTTAGAACTCGCCTGGATTCCAGCCCTCCTGCTTGGCGTGATTCTAGCGATCACCGATACGGTTTCGGTCATTGCTGTGTTTAAGGAAGTTCCAGTTCCAGCACGGCTTTCCACCATCGTCGAAGGAGAGAGCTTATTCAACGACGGCATCGCTCTCGTTTTATTCAGCTTAATTTTGAAGGTTTATGAAACGGGCTCCGTCACTGTAGGCGAAAGTATTCAAGAACTAATCGTGGTGATTGTGGGGGGTTCTTTAGTCGGGGCGGCTTTAGGGTACTTAAGCACTGAGTTATTTGTGCGCTCAGATGACCCACTCAGCAGCATTTTGCTCACTGTAGCCGTGGCGCTCGGAGCCTTTCAGCTTTCCCAGTTGATTGCCGTCTCCGGGGTGGTAGCAGTGGTCGTGGCGGGTTTAATTCTCGGTAACTTGGGCTTGTCGCGGGGGGTGTCTGCATCTAGCCGGATCACGCTGTTGAGTTTCTGGGACTACGCGGGATTCGGAGTCAATACCTTTATCTTTTTGCTAATTGGCTTGGAAATTGATTTACCCGTGCTGTGGCGGACGCTGCCTGCGGTGTTGCTAGGAGTCCTCGCCTACCAAGTCGGGCGATCGCTCTGTGTGTACCCTTTGCTAGCAGTCGTGGGTTGGTTCGATCGTGCTGTGCCGTTACGCTGGCAACATGTGCTGTTTCTCGGCAATATCAAAGGGTCGTTGTCGATGGCCTTAGCGCTCAGCTTGCCAGCCAGCTTACCCGGGCGCGGCGAATTAATTGTGTTGGTGTTTGGGGCAGTGTTGCTGTCGTTGGTGGTGCAAGGATTGGGCTTACCTTGGGTCGTTCGGCAGTTGCAACTGTCTCAAATCTCCGATGCAGGCCAACAGGTGGAAGAGTTACAGGCGCAGCTCATTGCTGCCAAAGCAGCTCAAGACGAGCTGGATGGTTTACTCAAAACTGGAGTGTTGCCCCGCTCTATCTTTGAAGAAATGCGCTCTGGCTATCAGGTGCGCGTGGTCTCGGCAGAGAAAACTCTACGCGACTTGTTCAACCGCCGCATTGATACTGCCAATGTGGGCAATGGAGCGGCAGAAACCTTTGGCGATCGCATCAAGCTCGATGCCATCCGCAGACGCTTACTTTTGGTAGAAAAAGGCGCACTCAATGATGCGTTGCGGAAACGGGTTTTGTCTGAAGTGATCGTGCGATCGCGTTTGCGCCAGATTGATGAGCAATTATTAAAGCTAGAAGACGATTAAGAAGCTTTATCTAAGATTTTGCTTGAGGTGGTTCTACCTTAGCTTTTTGAGGGCCGAGTCAATGGCTGACTTCATTCGCCCTCAATAGCGACCACCCCTAGCAAATAACTACTTATTTCTGCACTTTAGAAGGCTCTTGACTACTAGGTGGAGTTGGCAAAATGGATTTCACCTGACCATCAGAAGGCTGAGATAATTTAGCACCAGTTTGATAAGGAATGGCAAATTCGGGTTTCATAAGTAATAAGGGTGTTTGTTATTAGATATTTCAGGTTTCATGTTAGTAGTTTGAGCCCCCAGATTTTCTCTATCTCAAGCATTGTGATGCAAGGCTAACTCCATGTAGGAGTTCCACCTCATGACATATCTCCTTCAAAAGGCTTTTGTATCAAGTGCAGCCCTGCACAAAATCAATCACCTCATGCAGGGTTCCTGGCTTAGTGACAATCAAAATGGTTGATCCGGGTTCTAACACGGTGCTGCCGTTGGGGATTTTCAGCGAGGTTTGCGGGTGGGTTTGATAGCCAATGATCAAAGATCCGGTCGGAAAGCGTTGATCTTGCGCCACTTCTGCCACACTGCGCCCGACCACATGACATTGGTTGGGAATCGCTAGCTTTAATACTTCAATCTGGCCTTGCTCAAAGTGCATGATCGATTCCACCTCTGGATATTCGATCGCATTCACCATTGTCGATACCGCTAGCTCGATCGCATTGATCACATGCGTCGCTCCAGCAATGCGGTAGGG
This genomic interval carries:
- a CDS encoding sodium:proton antiporter produces the protein MLNQSCRLQLPLSQAMHLSQLTGFSGNISLLLITSNQGQVAALVPTLIILLLVATVVALLSRRFRIPYVTGLVLAGLAIAEFLPNRIGLDSSLILNLFLPILLFEAAINTDISRLRSLIKPIVLLAGPGVVIASGITAIILKFGLELAWIPALLLGVILAITDTVSVIAVFKEVPVPARLSTIVEGESLFNDGIALVLFSLILKVYETGSVTVGESIQELIVVIVGGSLVGAALGYLSTELFVRSDDPLSSILLTVAVALGAFQLSQLIAVSGVVAVVVAGLILGNLGLSRGVSASSRITLLSFWDYAGFGVNTFIFLLIGLEIDLPVLWRTLPAVLLGVLAYQVGRSLCVYPLLAVVGWFDRAVPLRWQHVLFLGNIKGSLSMALALSLPASLPGRGELIVLVFGAVLLSLVVQGLGLPWVVRQLQLSQISDAGQQVEELQAQLIAAKAAQDELDGLLKTGVLPRSIFEEMRSGYQVRVVSAEKTLRDLFNRRIDTANVGNGAAETFGDRIKLDAIRRRLLLVEKGALNDALRKRVLSEVIVRSRLRQIDEQLLKLEDD
- a CDS encoding TrkA family potassium uptake protein; this translates as MYVLIGGAGLIGLNLAQRLVDLGHTVAVIDIDPVACRYAREQVGVMAFEGSAVSTEVLLEAGIRKADALAAVLRDDALNLAMATLGKHYGVPQIMVRMRHRDFGEPYRIAGATHVINAIELAVSTMVNAIEYPEVESIMHFEQGQIEVLKLAIPNQCHVVGRSVAEVAQDQRFPTGSLIIGYQTHPQTSLKIPNGSTVLEPGSTILIVTKPGTLHEVIDFVQGCT